A genome region from Haloarcula rubripromontorii includes the following:
- a CDS encoding phosphate uptake regulator PhoU — protein sequence METRKVQRLGPSTLAMTLPAEWASAHDVEKGDEVSLRMGGKGTLTVMPESVQTEESEAIIHAENLDAASVERAIVAQYVLGRRVIHVEAPEGETLESSHINAVYNAETQLMGLGVIEETPDRIAIRCSVDPEDFTLNNLLERLESTGSTMRNEAVKSLAHGNPDLAQRALNRERQANKIFVLLLRLIFTAYQNPNLARAIGLNDGFPLIGYRSIAKNLELTADNAEDIAEIALETDDHSLNVDSSTMRRIREFTDQVNDITELAVQAAVDRNYDTAIQVRELYKDIGDKEHEILDDLPEMDNEALLEVREVLVSLQQTAEFAVRSAEIATNLALNEESEHTTIE from the coding sequence ATGGAAACACGGAAAGTACAGCGATTGGGGCCGTCGACGCTCGCGATGACGTTGCCGGCGGAGTGGGCCAGTGCGCACGACGTCGAAAAAGGCGACGAGGTGTCGCTACGGATGGGCGGCAAAGGCACGCTGACAGTCATGCCCGAGTCCGTCCAGACCGAAGAGTCAGAGGCTATCATCCACGCGGAGAACCTCGATGCTGCGTCTGTCGAGCGGGCTATCGTCGCCCAGTACGTGCTCGGCCGGCGCGTCATCCACGTCGAAGCCCCAGAGGGCGAGACGCTGGAATCCTCACACATCAACGCCGTCTACAACGCCGAAACCCAGCTGATGGGGCTCGGCGTCATCGAGGAGACACCCGACAGGATCGCGATTCGCTGTTCCGTCGACCCGGAGGACTTCACGCTCAACAACCTCCTCGAACGGCTGGAATCGACCGGCTCGACGATGCGAAACGAGGCGGTGAAGTCACTCGCCCACGGCAACCCCGACCTCGCCCAGCGGGCGCTCAACCGCGAGCGCCAGGCCAACAAGATTTTCGTCCTGCTACTGCGGCTCATCTTCACGGCCTACCAGAATCCGAACCTCGCGCGGGCTATCGGCCTCAACGACGGCTTCCCGCTTATCGGCTACCGCTCGATTGCGAAGAATCTCGAACTGACGGCGGACAACGCCGAGGACATCGCCGAAATCGCGCTGGAGACCGACGACCACTCCCTCAACGTCGACAGTTCGACGATGCGGCGTATCCGCGAGTTCACTGATCAGGTCAACGACATCACTGAGCTGGCGGTACAGGCAGCCGTCGACCGCAACTACGACACCGCGATTCAGGTCCGCGAGCTGTACAAGGATATCGGCGACAAGGAACACGAAATCCTCGACGATCTGCCCGAAATGGATAACGAGGCGCTGCTGGAAGTGCGCGAAGTGCTCGTCAGTCTCCAGCAGACCGCCGAGTTCGCGGTCCGGAGCGCCGAGATTGCGACGAACCTCGCGCTCAACGAGGAGTCCGAGCACACGACCATCGAGTGA